The following coding sequences are from one Epinephelus fuscoguttatus linkage group LG7, E.fuscoguttatus.final_Chr_v1 window:
- the LOC125892203 gene encoding zinc finger protein 184-like, whose translation MSACCVSGCKSRHSSTSKRFYRIPAGSRPFQANRRRLWLQAIEKVNGSTEGLNGHARICGAHFKSGEASMDHDSPDFVPSVFTYADKKKVKRYSSRIKRRQCTAKTDEEEEQQIAPHRADSPVDLQSSDLTEEIQTSLSPSEPKEGETWTEEAETESETTPIKSQTTSPSADYPVLDKRIPIVLLKRVFVPAGGYQCEQCNQNFTNAPQLIKHRQVHEEEEEEEEEIDSTVICESCGKVFTRLADFTEHQCVPKPSFPCNICDRTFTTSHNLKRHKLLHVKDGRKCHQCGMLFCQRHNHVVFTPLAESVTEYEEDPTEPQNLDTDLTPENHLLEKPEPSQTTDLGDDAQSSMTVSSIPPNHNAQSPAPSQASHTKVLPDIPPPVFLILPSVSRLPPPVPRISSKLSTSSWFKTPLPKYPVASIQPPPPNLQLPPSLKLFSPQYLTSAFLEVNRNYDYILSKPAGVKKRKNIVKEEQCEGPWISPHEQSVERVKKERTAYEMEFML comes from the exons ATGTCGGCGTGTTGCGTGTCTGGCTGTAAAAGTCGACATTCTTCAACCAGCAAACGGTTTTACAGAATACCAGCCGGGTCTCGACCGTTTCAGGCCAACCGGAGACGTTTATGGCTCCAAGCTATCGAGAAAGTGAACGGCAGCACCGAGGGGCTCAATGGACATGCCCGCATCTGTGGCGCTCATTTTAAGTCAG GGGAAGCGTCCATGGACCACGACAGTCCCGACTTTGTGCCTTCTGTGTTTACATATGCTGAcaagaaaaaagtcaaaag GTACTCCAGTCGTATAAAAAGACGACAATGCACAGCCAAAacagacgaagaagaagagcaaCAAATTGCTCCACACAGAGCTGATTCTCCGGTGGACCTCCAGTCCTCTGATTTGACAGAGGAAATACAGACATCATTATCTCCATCAGAACCAAAG GAAGGAGAAACATGGACTGAAGAGGCTGAGACTGAGAGTGAAACCACACCAATCAAATCACAAACAACATCACCATCAGCAGACTATCCAGTACTAGACAAAAGGATTCCCATTGTGCTTCTAAAACGTGTGTTTGTACCAGCAGGTGGTTATCAGTGTGAGCAGTGCAATCAGAACTTCACCAATGCACCACAGCttataaaacacagacaggtgcatgaagaagaagaagaagaagaagaagaaatagacAGCACCGTCATCTGTGAATCTTGTGGAAAGGTTTTCACAAGACTGGCAGATTTCACTGAGCACCAGTGTGTCCCCAAGCCTTCCTTTCCATGCAACATTTGTGATCGAACCTTCACTACAAGCCATAACCTCAAGCGTCATAAACTGCTGCATGTCAAAGATGGCAGGAAGTGCCACCAGTGTGGCATGCTATTCTGTCAGCGTCATAACCATGTGGTATTCACGCCACTGGCCGAGTCTGTAACTGAGTATGAAGAGGATCCCACTGAGCCTCAAAATTTAGACACTGATTTGACGCCAGAAAACCATCTGCTGGAGAAGCCAGAGCCAAGCCAGACTACTGACCTGGGTGACGATGCTCAGAGCAGCATGACTGTTTCGTCTATACCCCCAAACCATAACGCCCAATCTCCAGCCCCATCTCAAGCCTCACACACCAAAGTGTTACCAGACATCCCTCCACCGGTGTTTCTAATACTCCCCTCTGTGTCACGTTTACCTCCACCGGTACCAAGGATCTCAAGCAAATTATCTACCTCGTCTTGGTTTAAGACACCCCTGCCCAAGTATCCTGTAGCCTCCATTCAGCCTCCCCCACCAAATCTACAGCTCCCACCCTCCCTGAAGCTTTTCTCACCACAGTACCTTACCTCAGCATTTCTTGAGGTTAACAGAAATTATGATTATATTTTAAGCAAACCAGCAGgtgtgaagaagaggaagaatatTGTGAAGGAGGAACAATGCGAGGGGCCTTGGATTTCTCCTCATGAGCAAAGTGTTGAGCGCGTCAAAAAGGAAAGAACTGCTTATGAGATGGAGTTCATGCTCTGA